One Solea senegalensis isolate Sse05_10M linkage group LG21, IFAPA_SoseM_1, whole genome shotgun sequence DNA segment encodes these proteins:
- the tnpo1 gene encoding transportin-1, whose protein sequence is MECEWKPDEQGLQQILQLLKESQSPDTSTQRSVQQRLEQLNQFPDFNNYLIFVLTKLKSEDEPTRSLSGLILKNNVKAHYQNFPNGVSDFIKSECLQNIGDSSPLIRATVGILITTIASKGELQNWPELLPKLCLLLDSEDYNTCEGSFGALQKICEDSAEILDSDMLDRPLNVMIPKFLQFFKHNSPKIRSHAIACVNQFIISRTQALMLHIDAFIENLFALATDEEPEVRKNVCRALVMLLEVRLDRLLPHMHNIIEYMLLRTQDQDENVALEACEFWLTLAEQPVCKEVLCGHLSQLTPVLVNGMKYSEIDIILLKGDIEEDEAIPDNEQDIRPRFHRSRTVAQQHEGDGIEEDEDDDDELDDDDTISDWNLRKCSAAALDVLANVFRDDLLLHILPLLKELLFHPEWVVKESGILVLGAIAEGCMQGMIPYLPELIPHLVLCLSDKKALVRSITCWTLSRYAHWVVSQPPDVYLKPLMTELLKRILDSNKRVQEAACSAFATLEEEACTELVPYLAFILDTLVFAFSKYQHKNLLILYDAIGTLADSVGHHLNKPEYIQMLMPPLIQKWNQLKDEDKDLFPLLECLSSVATALQSGFLPYCEPVYQRCVNLVQKTLAQAMLYQSQPDQYEAPDKDFMIVALDLLSGLAEGLGGTIEQLVARSNILTLMYQCMQDKMPEVRQSSFALLGDLTKACFQHVKPCIADFMPILGTNLNPELISVCNNATWAIGEIAVQMGPEMQPYIAMVLHQLVEIINRPNTPKTLLENTAITIGRLGYVCPQEVAPMLQQFIRPWCSSLRNIRDNEEKDSAFRGICTMISVNPGGVVQDFIFFCDAVASWVNPKEDLRDMFYKILHGFKNQVGEDNWRRFSDQFPLPLKERLATFYGV, encoded by the exons aTGGAGTGTGAGTGGAAGCCAGACGAGCAAGGACTCCAGCAGATTTTACAGCTTCTGAAAGAGTCTCAGTCTCCAGATACGTCCACACAGAGATCCGTCCAGCAA AGACTCGAGCAACTCAACCAGTTTCCAGACTTCAACAactatttaatatttgttttgacaAAGTTAAAATCAGAAG ATGAGCCAACACGGTCCCTGAGTGGGCTGATACTGAAGAACAATGTGAAGGCCCACTATCAGAACTTCCCCAATGGTGTGTCTGATTTCATCAAGAGCGAGTGTCTCCAGAACATTGGAGACTCTTCTCCCCTTATCCGGGCCACTGTGG GTATCCTCATCACCACGATTGCCTCCAAAGGAGAATTACAAAACTGGCCAGAGCTCCTGCCTAAGCTCTGCCTGCTGCTGGATTCTGAGGACTACAACACGTGTGAG GGATCGTTTGGAGCCCTGCAGAAGATCTGTGAAGACTCTGCTGAGATCCTGGACAGTGACATGCTGGACCGTCCCCTCAACGTCATGATCCCCAAGTTCTTACAGTTTTTTAAGCACAACAGTCCTAAGATTAG GTCTCATGCTATCGCCTGCGTCAATCAGTTCATCATCAGCAGGACTCAGGCCCTGATGCTGCACATCGACGCTTTCATCGAG AACCTGTTTGCTCTGGCGACAGATGAGGAACCAGAAGTGAGGAAGAACGTGTGCAGAGCTCTGGTCATGCTGCTGGAGGTTCGTCTGGACCGGCTCCTGCCACACATGCATAACATCATCGAG TACATGCTACTGAGGACTCAGGACCAAGATGAAAACGTTGCCTTGGAAGCCTGTGAGTTCTGGCTAACTCTGGCCGAGCAGCCGGTGTGTAAGGAAGTGCTGTGTGGACACCTCTCCCA ACTCACTCCGGTGCTTGTCAACGGGATGAAGTACTCTGAGATTGACATTATTCTGCTCAAG GGCGACATTGAAGAAGACGAGGCAATTCCTGACAACGAGCAAGACATCCGTCCGCGCTTCCATCGGTCACGCACAGTTGCCCAACAACATGAGGGCGATGGGATTGAGGAAGACGAAGATGACGATGACGAactggatgatgatgatactaTTTCTGACTGGAACTTGC GCAAGTGTTCGGCGGCAGCACTGGATGTGCTGGCCAACGTCTTCAGGGACGATCTGTTGCTGCACATTCTGCCCCTCCTCAAAGAGCTGCTCTTCCATCCAGAGTGGGTGGTTAAAGAGTCCGGCATTCTCGTGCTGGGAGCTATAGCTGAAG GTTGTATGCAGGGCATGATCCCGTACCTGCCCGAGCTCATTCCCCACCTCGTCCTGTGTTTATCTGATAAGAAGGCCCTGGTGCGTTCAATCACCTGCTGGACACTGAGCCGCTACGCCCACTGGGTGGTCAGCCAGCCTCCAGACGTTTACCTGAAGCCCCTAATGACGGAGTTGCTCAAACGTATTCTGGACAGCAACAAGCGTGTGCAGGAGGCTGCTTGCAG TGCCTTTGCCACTTTGGAGGAGGAGGCTTGTACAGAGCTGGTGCCCTACCTGGCATTCATCCTCGACACGCTGGTGTTTGCTTTCAGCAAGTACCAGCACAAGAACCTGCTTATTCTTTATGATGCCATTGGAACGCTGGCCGACTCAGTGGGACACCATCTGAATAAACCG GAGTACATCCAGATGTTGATGCCGCCACTGATCCAGAAATGGAACCAGCTCAAAGATGAAGACAAAGACCTTTTCCCTCTGTTAGAA tgttTGTCGTCAGTAGCCACTGCCCTGCAGAGCGGCTTCCTGCCCTACTGTGAGCCTGTGTATCAACGCTGTGTCAACCTGGTCCAGAAAACCCTCGCTCAAGCCATG CTTTATCAGTCACAGCCTGACCAGTATGAAGCCCCCGACAAAGACTTCATGATCGTGGCTTTGGATCTTCTCAGTGGACTCGCTGAGGGTTTGGGAGGAACCATTGAGCAGCTGGTTGCTCGTAGCAACATCCTCACACTCATGTATCAGTGCATGCAG GACAAAATGCCAGAAGTGCGCCAGAGTTCATTTGCTCTGCTGGGAGATCTGACCAAGGCTTGTTTCCAGCACGTCAAACCATGCATCG CTGATTTTATGCCCATACTGGGTACTAATTTGAACCCAGAGTTAATATCAGTGTGCAACAATGCGACATGGGCAATTGGAGAGATAGCTGTACAAATGG GGCCCGAAATGCAGCCGTACATTGCCATGGTGCTGCACCAGCTGGTAGAGATCATTAACAGACCCAATACTCCAAAGACTCTGCTGGAAAACACAG CAATAACAATTGGTCGTCTTGGTTACGTTTGTCCTCAAGAGGTGGCACCCATGCTACAGCAGTTTATAAGACCCTG GTGCTCCTCACTACGAAATATAAGAGACAATGAGGAGAAAGACTCTGCGTTCAGAGGAATTTGCACTATGATCAGTGTAAATCCAGGAGGTGTAGTGCAG GACTTTATATTCTTCTGTGACGCAGTGGCCTCCTGGGTAAATCCAAAGGAGGATCTCAGAGACATGTTCTATAAG ATCCTTCACGGGTTTAAGAACCAGGTGGGAGAGGACAACTGGAGACGATTCTCAGACCAGTTCCCGTTGCCACTGAAGGAGCGGCTGGCAACCTTTTACGGGGTCTAA